The DNA region ATGCTCGCACCCTCCGCCGGCGGCTGCAAGCCGATGATTCTCATACAGCCCTCCTCCTGCTCCACCGTGACGGTAGGCTCGTAGCAGGGTGAATGCGCAGAGCGCGCAGAAGGAGGACCAAATGCGATTCTACAACCAGACACACGAGCACTATTGCGGGATCGATCTCCACGTGAAGACCATGTACGTGTGCATCCTCGATGCGGCCGGCAAGGTCTTGGTGCACCGGAACATGCCATCGACGCCGGAGGCGTTCCGCGACGTCGTCGCGCCCTATCGCCAGGGCCTGGTCGTCGCGGTCGAGTGCATGTTCACGTGGCACTGGCTGGCCGATGTCTGTGCGGACGACGGCATCGCGTTCGTGCTGGGGCACGCCCTGGCGATGAAGGCCATCCACGGCGGCAAGGCCAAGAACGACAAGATCGATTCCCACAAGATTGCCGTCCTGCTGCGAGGCGGCCTGCTGCCGCAAGCGTACGTCTACCCCGCCACGATGCGATCGACCCGCGACCTGCTTCGCCGGCGGCTCCACCTCGTGCGGAAGCGAGGCGAGCTCCTCGCGCACATTCAGAACACCCGCGCCCAATACAATCTGCCCGTGTTCGAGAAGCGCCTGGCCTACGCGGCCAATCGCGACGGAGTCCCGGACCACTTCCCGGATCCCAGCGTGCGCAAGAGTGTCGAGGTCGACCTGTCGCTGATCGATCATTACGATGAACTCATCACGGATCTGGAACTGACCATCGTCCGCGAAGCGAAGCGGCACGATGCCGACGCGTTTCACCGGTTGCGGTCCGTGCCGGGCATCGGCAAGATCCTCGCGCTGACCATCCTCTACGAGATTCATGACATCACGCGCTTCGACCGCGTGCAGGAGTTCGCCTCGTATGCCCGCCTGGTGAAGGGCCGCCACGAATCGGCGGGCAAAGTCGTCGGGGGTGGAGGCGCGAAGCAGGGCAATGTCCATCTCAAGTGGGCGTTTTCAGAAGCGGCCGTCACGTTTCTGCGTCAGAACCGGGAGGGCCAACGGCTCAAGGCGCGGCTCGAACGGCGCCACGGCAAGGGGAAAGCGCTCTCGATCCTCGCGCACAAGATCGGACGCGCGGTCTACTACATGCTCGCGCGCCACACCGTCTTCTCGATGGAGAAGTTCCTCGCGGCGTAGCGAGGCGAGGGTGGGACGAACCAGACGTCTAAGTGGAGCCACTCGGGACTGAGTCCCTCAGGATCGTGCACTCGTGCGTCCGAGCGCCGCCGCATGATCATGGACCCCAAGTCCGGCAGCCCCCGCCGATGATGAGACGCTCACCTTCGCCTCGCTGCATCGCGCGGCCCCGATTGCCGCGGCCCCTTCCCCGAGCCTGGAGATAACGGACGCACCGCACGGTGACGTCGCCCGTCATGAGGAGGCCGGTACAAGGGCACGACTGAGTTTCTAGGCCGCGAGCGCGCGCGCTCGCACTCCGCCACGCGGAGGCTGAGCCTCAATAGGTGTTGGGTGCCGTCGCAATCTGACGCACCAGTGTGAGAAACGAAGACCGCGACGACGGACGGCCGCGACCGTAACGACCTACTTCACTGGGACACGCGACGCACCCGGTGACGATACGGGTCTGTCGTCTTGACAACCGGAGGGCTGATAGGTGTTAGGTCGTCTTCCCAGCCTTCTGAGGGGCCCTGCCTTCGCTATCGCGCTTCCAACAGTTCGCCTAGGACCACCCGAACGAGATCCCGGAGGCGCAAAACTTCGTCGATATCGGTGGGCGTGTGGGTGGAGACCGAAGACCGTGTATAGACCGAACGAACAAACGTACCCAGCGCTTCATCGATGGCTGCAGTCGCATCTTCCGTGGTGGCTGCCGTCGCTTTCGATTGGCCACGATTCCGGAGCATGTACCGCACCTTCTGCTTCATCGTGGGGCCGTTTGTATTCGGTTCCTGTTTGTAGCCAGCCGCCCCCAACACGTCGTTGTCAGGCGCGAGATGGTCCAAAGTTTCTCGCAAGGCTTCACGGAGATCTGTTGCCGGTCCTCTCCAAGAGAGCCTCTCGCCCGCGGACAGGTCCAGAAGTGCCTGTTCGTACGACAGACCCGCGCTAGGAAGCAGCGCCCTCAGGGTAGTCACAATGCGAATGTCCTGGTTGTTTCGGTCGTCTCCGCCCTGCCTGCCCGCCCGAGCGACAATACCAGAATCCAAATGGATGAGGTGGCCCTTGGCTTGCCGGAGAAGGTCCCTGTATTTCTGGACACTTCCCTTCTTGTGGCACAGTGACAAGAGCGCCTGCATTGCTGCGTCCACCCCTTCGATATGCTGAGAAGTCGTTGGATCTCCTGCGACGGAGGGGCGCACCTCATTGAAATATCGTTCGACAATACCTCGCAAGGACTCGCGGGCCCTTGCTGAGTGCAGTTGGGGATTCTTGACTCGATTCAGCGCAGAGCGCTCCCTCTCCACGTCTGCAATCAACGACGTGACATGAGACGGCATCTATGCGGTCTCTGGCTTAGGGGGAAGGCTATGGGCAACCAAGTTGTAACCGACCGCGTTCAGCTTGTACTCGCCTCTGGCGGCAGAATCGAAATACCCAGAGCCTTTGGCATCTGGAAGAACCTGCGCCATGCGCTCGGGCAGCTTGAACTGAGCGTGCTTAAAGTACTTGTCAAGATCGGCAGATGAGACGGCATCTTTGCGCTCTCCGTCAGCAGCTAGTTCCTTGAGAAAAAAGGCTACGACGCAGGCCATCTCTTTCGCGCTGCGCGGCTTCTTCTCGTTGCGAAACGATCGGATATCCCCGCCTGATCGAGGGGATGCTAGAGGAGCGGGCGAGCTGGCCGGCGGCCGAGCCTGAACCGCCGCCCGCTCCTCTCGATTCGGTGAACCTGGCGGCTGCACCTGTCCTGTCGAGGCAACCGGAATCTTCAGGTGTGAGCAGGCGGTTGCCACAACGGTCGCGCGGGCGTCCCCATCAAGGGGTTCCAGCGCTGCGATGACCTTATCGATGGCCTGTCCGAGTGTCAGTTTCTGGTCTGCCATTGCGTGTCCTTCTCGAACCTCTAATCGACCTAACGCCAGCGTTCACCAGCGACGGCCCATCCTTGCACCGGCCGCCGTCGGTGCAACGCGATGTTAGACGGCAACATGACCAGTTTACTCAAAAGCCAAAAGGCGGCCCCGGCGCACCCTCACTCACCAAGAACCAGATTGCCATTGCAATCATGATCGGACCCTGGAGGAAGGTGAACCAGTCCGAGGGCCGCATCTTCTGACCTCTCCTACGCTTTCTGAGGATCATCCATGGCCCCATAACGGTCATGACTGCGCCAATCCCGCCCATCATGTACGTTGGAAGCTGACCCTGCCAAGTCAGTCTGCGCGAATACTGTTCGTCCGGAGTCGAAATCTGCCTCGCATATTCCAGTTGTACAAGTTGTGGCTGGCCTTCCAAGACAGCCCGCGCCTCCAGTTC from Acidobacteriota bacterium includes:
- a CDS encoding IS110 family transposase; this translates as MRFYNQTHEHYCGIDLHVKTMYVCILDAAGKVLVHRNMPSTPEAFRDVVAPYRQGLVVAVECMFTWHWLADVCADDGIAFVLGHALAMKAIHGGKAKNDKIDSHKIAVLLRGGLLPQAYVYPATMRSTRDLLRRRLHLVRKRGELLAHIQNTRAQYNLPVFEKRLAYAANRDGVPDHFPDPSVRKSVEVDLSLIDHYDELITDLELTIVREAKRHDADAFHRLRSVPGIGKILALTILYEIHDITRFDRVQEFASYARLVKGRHESAGKVVGGGGAKQGNVHLKWAFSEAAVTFLRQNREGQRLKARLERRHGKGKALSILAHKIGRAVYYMLARHTVFSMEKFLAA